The Procambarus clarkii isolate CNS0578487 chromosome 91, FALCON_Pclarkii_2.0, whole genome shotgun sequence genome includes a region encoding these proteins:
- the LOC123773859 gene encoding uncharacterized protein, with product MFSQTKEVDVLQVDAISVTTTTRNVQMVIAGDDVGHRRAESAGGDERNRSSKNGSCQGGIGNSPAGDDLRNYAYEGEGSSPGSLSSCLESCSGSAKILGGFREVAQILESWDPTSPHSSHSPFRTTRTSSAKDTTPVTTIVCDIHKVNGLNGDVTTSNTYPDPLPPPIIDGLATTVLAETMSTAIPMPVPELPCAFNTK from the exons AAGTGGACGTGCTGCAGGTGGACGCCATCtccgtcaccacaaccaccaggaaTGTGCAGATGGTTATTGCGGGAGATGATGTGGGACACAGGCGCGCTGAGAGTGCAGGAGGCGACGAAAGGAACAGAAGTAGCAAGAACGGAAGCTGTCAAGGAGGGATCGGGAACTCTCCAGCTGGCGACGACCTGAGAAACTACGCTTACGAAGGTGAAGGATCTTCCCCTGGATCACTTTCTTCTT GTCTAGAGAGCTGTAGCGGGAGTGCGAAGATTCTGGGAGGGTTCCGGGAAGTTGCCCAGATCCTGGAGTCTTGGGACCCCACTAGTCCTCACTCCAGCCACTCACCCTTCAGGACTACCAGAACAAGCTCAGCAAAGGATACTACACCAGTCACAACCATTGTGTGTGATATCCACAAGGTTAATGGTTTGAATGGTGATGTGACCACATCTAATACGTACCCAGATCCCCTACCCCCACCAATCATAGACGGACTTGCAACTACAGTACTAGCTGAAACCATGTCAACAGCCATACCAATGCCCGTACCAGAACTACCATGTGCCTTTAATACCAAATAA